A region of the Deltaproteobacteria bacterium genome:
AATTTTACCCATGTCTGTCTTCACGAACAGGCCACGTCGGTCGTGCGCGCTCACTTCAACGGCAGTCTGATTGCCGGTCGCATCATTCACTTCTGCACACACCACGTGTGCCCCTTCTTTGGCGTAGCGGAGTGCAATAGCTTTCCCCATCCCTGCACCACACCCAGTGACTATAGCGATTTTGTCTTTCAGTAACATGTTCTTTCCCTCCTTAATTCTACGACGCTAGGAAAATGGTTTAACGTTCAAAGTTTCTCGTTTTGGGACTAGGGACTAGAGGCTTGGGGCTTGTGGGGAGGTGGAACCATCCCCTAACCCCCAGTCCCTAGTCCCTCTTGATTTTTCTCCCTACGGCCTGAAGCCTATAGCCTTAAGCCTTCTTAAATTCCGGCATCACTTCTCGTGCAAACAGCTCAATATTATGGCGAGCGCGTTGTGGGTCTCGTGCTCCTGAGTGGAAATAAAAGGCCACCTGGTCGAGATCTAACTCGCGATCGAGTTCAGCCAGGCGACGACGACAATCGGCTGGTGTCCCAACGATCGCTCGTTCGTCAAGTTCTTCAGGCATCTTGCGAACGAACTCAAGGAACGATCTGAGTGGATCGCCATCTCTGAGGGCGCTCATCGCATTGGCTGGAACGAATGAGGTGATGAGTTCGGTGTAATTCCGTGTGGTTTCGACACCATCACGGAGCGCGACTTGGTAGTCCGGGTCAACAAAGAGGAAAAAGATGGCGGTGGTACGCGTTGGTGCGTGGCCATGTTGTTTCACCAGCGTGCGGTAGCGTTCGATGCGCTGTTTCATCTCTGGAATTGGCGCACTGAGCCAGGGAACGATAAACGCATTATCGCCGATAGCAGCTGCACCATCAAAGGATTCTGGGCTGATGGTTCCACGATAGATGGGAGGGTGCGGTTTCTGCACCGGTTTTGGTGATAAGGACAGAGGCGGAACCTGCCAGAACTTCCCTTCATAGGAAAATTCATCCTTCGTCCAGGCTTGACGAATAATCTCCAAAGATTCTTCGTAACGCGCACGGCTCTCGTGTGGATCAATGCGGAACCCCTCAAAGTGTTTGGGGATGATACCGCGACCAACACCAAAGTTCAGCCGTCCGTTGCTGAGGAGATCCAGCATGGCAAAGTCTTCAGCTTTACGCAGCGGATTGTCAAATGGTAACAGGCTGATCGACGTGCCAAGACGAAGACGTGAGGTCTCGCGTGCAACAGCGGTGAGAAAGAGTTGCGGGCTCGGACACAAGCCAAACGAATAGAAAT
Encoded here:
- a CDS encoding LLM class flavin-dependent oxidoreductase, encoding MEFGLFSLFDFFRDRQDEVKYYRDALDLIILSEKLGYDSVWIGEEHFYSFGLCPSPQLFLTAVARETSRLRLGTSISLLPFDNPLRKAEDFAMLDLLSNGRLNFGVGRGIIPKHFEGFRIDPHESRARYEESLEIIRQAWTKDEFSYEGKFWQVPPLSLSPKPVQKPHPPIYRGTISPESFDGAAAIGDNAFIVPWLSAPIPEMKQRIERYRTLVKQHGHAPTRTTAIFFLFVDPDYQVALRDGVETTRNYTELITSFVPANAMSALRDGDPLRSFLEFVRKMPEELDERAIVGTPADCRRRLAELDRELDLDQVAFYFHSGARDPQRARHNIELFAREVMPEFKKA